Genomic window (Jeotgalibaca ciconiae):
TGAGTGAGGTAGTAACCAATACCAAATGATACAAATAGCGTCATAATAGACATTGTGGCATTCTGTCCATTTCCAAAGAGACCATTTAGTAGGCCTTGGGTATCACTTGAGAAAAATGGCAAGTTATTGATTACAACTACAATTGAACCAAACATTGTTAATGGAAATGCCAGCATAAATGCGTCACGCAAAACTGCTAAATAACGATTTTGCCCTAGTTTACCTGCTATAGGTGTTAATTTCTCTGCAATTTTATCAATTATGGAATTCATCTGAATTATTCCTTTCTTAAATCGAAATAAAGTAATATTTAATCATCAAAACCATTATTCGCTACAACCTCTTTGTACCAATAGCCACTCTTTTTGATTGTTCTTTTACGATTATCCTCTAAATCAACTGCAATAAATCCATAACGGTTCTTATAAGCATTTGTCCATGACCAGTTATCCATACAAGTCCACATATGATACCCTTTAACATTACATCCCTCTTGAATTGCTTGATGAACATACTTTAAGTGATCAGATACAAATTCAATCCGGTAATCGTCGTCTATTCTACCCTCCTCATTAATATACTTTTCTTCTCCCTCAACTCCCATTCCATTTTCAGAAATGAAACAAGGAATGTTACCGTAGTTATCACGAATATTGATTAAGCAATCATAAATACCTTTTTCATAAATCTCCCAGCCACGATAAGGATTCATCTTACGCTCTGGCCAAACATAGTTATCAAAATAGTCATCAGGCATAACTGAATCATATTCCGATTTACTTTCTTTTTTCTTGATTCGACGAGGTTGATAGTAATTAATTCCTAATAAATCAATGGTATTTGCTTTAATAAGATCTAATTCTTCTTCGGTATAATCCGGTAACAAATCTAATTCAGTAATCAGCTCCACAATATCAGCTGGAAATACCCCGTTGATAGCAGGCTCCAAGAATGAACGGTTGAAAAATCCATCGGCCAACTGAGCAGCTTTTACATCTTCCGGATCTTCTTCGTTCCTCGGATAACTTGGTGTAAGATTTAAAATGATTCCAATTTCTCCATCATAACCAGCTTCATGATAAGCTTTAATCGTTTTCACACTTGCTAGCGTTTCGTGATAAGCCACTTGTACGGCACGCTTCATGTCAACAACTAGCGGATAGTGGAATTGATATAAATATCCACCCTCTACCGGTACAATAGGTTCATTATGCGTAAACCATTTTTTCACACGATCGCCGAATAATTCAAAACAAGTTTTTGCGAATTCTAAATATGCCTCAACAACTTCTTTACTTTCCCATCCACCAATCTCTTGCATTGCCATTGGCATATCAAAATGATACAGACAAATAAACGGTTCGATATCGTTTTCAATTAGTTCATCAATATAACTATTATAGAATGCTACGGCATCCGGATTTACTTTTCCGCGTCCTTCTGGAATTAAACGGCTCCATTGAATAGATGTGCGATAGGAATTATGTCCAATTTCTTTCATCAGTTTTACGTCTTCTTTATACATTTCATAAACACGCGAAGCTTGGTCTGGACCAACTTCATTAAAGAAAACGCTCGGGTCATTTGAATACCAACGATCCCAAATACTTTCGCCTTTTCCATCACCTGTAGCGATTCCTTCTGTTTGCGCACCACTTGCAGCAGATCCCCACCAGAAATCTGCAGGAAATTTGTAATTCATCTAGCTCACTCCCAATTCTATGTCTATACATATGATTAAGTTTTATTATACATCATGTTTTTGAAAAGGCAAGCGATTTCACAAAAAAATTCTTCTTGCCAAAAATTAAAGTGCAGTTCATATTCTAGTGGTTTATTTTTTTAAACCTATTAAAAAAGCTGCCTCCTTAAAGGAAACAGCTTTTTATACTCTATTTATTTTTCTTCCGCAATCTTTTCATATAGTTCAATAATTTCATTCGCTAAATCTTTAAATGCGATTGCTGTCATTAGGTGATCTTGTCCATGAACCATCAATAATGATAATTCTACTGAATCTCCTGAAGCTTCTTGCGTAAGTAAACCAGTCTGAGCGCGGTGAGCGTTGACAAGCGCTTCATCAGCGGCTTGAATCTTTTCATGCGCAAGCTCAAAGTTTCCAGTTTTTGCTTCTTGGATTGCTTCCATTGCATTGCCTTTCGCATCGCCACCATGCATGATCAATTGCATGATTACTTCAAGGTTTTTCGGTTCTGCCATTATAAAATTCCTTTCCTAAATGAATTATTTTAACCCATTAGCTCAATTGCAGTTTTTAAAACTTTTTCACCATTCATCATGCCGTAATCTTGCATGTTAATAACCGCAAGTTTTGTGTCTGTCCCTGCAACTTTTGCTTGGAATTGTTTTTCCATGAATCGTACTTGAGGTCCGAGAAATAGTACATCAACTTCTTTTTTCTTTAAATTAGCATCTGCTTCAGAAGCTGACACAGCAAAAATCTCTGTATCTAATCCTTGCGCTTCAGCAGCTTTTTGCATTTTTGATACCAATAGACTTGTACTCATACCTGCTGAGCACACTAACATAATTGTTTTTTCAGCCATTTTCTATCACCCTTCTTTATCTCAGATAAAAACAGAGCCTATTATACAGTACGATTTTTTATAATGAAAGCCCTTTAACACCTAATGAACAAAAATAAATATAATGACTATTATCTTCAGAAATATTTTCCTCTCAATGAGCACTCTATACCTGATTAATACAGCTGTAAGCTGGCGCATCTATCCAAAAAGTATTAAAATAGAAGAAATAGAGAAAAGGGAGAGAAACTTATGATTTTGTTTGAAGAACTAGCAGAAAAAATTGATTCTAAAAAAGATCGAATCATTGAAATTCGTCGGCACTTACATGAAAATCCTGAGCTTTCCTTTCAAGAAGAAGAAACAGCCACATATATAAGTGATTTTTATAGAAACGTTCCTGTTGATTCAGTCGAAACCAATTATGGCGGCCAGCGCGGTGTGGTTGTAATGATTAAAGGCGGTCAACCAGGAAAAACAATTGCACTTCGCGCTGATTTTGATGCATTACCTATTGAAGAAGAAACGGGCTTGTCATTTGCATCCAAGAACAAAGGTGTCATGCATGCTTGCGGACATGACGGTCATACAGCATACATGCTCATTTTAGCTGAAACATTAGCCGAAATGAAAAGCCAATTAAAAGGTACTATTAAAATTATTCATCAACCAGCAGAAGAAGTTCCTCCCGGTGGAGCGATTGGAATGATTAAAGCCGGTGTAATGGATGATGTCGATGCTATTTTCGGTATTCATGTGATGTCTCCAATGGAAACAGGAAATGTTTATTATAGAAGTGGCAATGCACAAACAGGTAGATCTTACTTTAAACTACGTATCCAAGGTAAAGGCGGTCATGGTTCATCTCCCCATACAGCTAATGATGCGATTGTTGCTGCAAGTGCATTCGTCATGAACGTACAAACGATTATAAGTCGACGTATTGATCCATTTGACACAGCAGTTGTAACCATTGGTTCTTTTGACGGAAAAGGAACATTCAATATTATCAAAGACGCAGTTACTTTAGAAGGCGATGTACGATCTGTTTCCGATAATGCAAGAGAGACAGTAGAGAAAGAAGTTCGTCAAATGGCAGATGGATTAGCTACAACTTATGGTGTTTCTGTAGAACTTGAATACAAAAATGACTATCCTGTTCTTTATAATGATCCAGAAATTACCGAACGAGTACAACAAGTTCTAGAAGTTGCTAACATTTCAGAAGTTAAAAATGTTCTTGAAGTGAACCCACAACCTCCTTCTGAAGATTTTGCCTATTATTTACAAGAAAAACCAGGGTGTTTCTTCTATGTAGGAGCTCGTCCAAAAGAAAAACAATGGTATCCTCACCACCATCCTAAGTTTGATATTGATGAAAAAAGCTTGTTAATTTGTGCAAAATCAATGGCTGCAGTGGTAGCTGATTTTTGCGGTTAATATAAGTACGTTTATTTTTTTAGGAATAGGAGTATGAAAAGTGACATGGGAAATTCTTAGCATTATTGGCACGATTGCTTTTGCAATTAGTGGTACGTTAATAGCAATTGAGGAAGATTTTGATCTCTTTGGATTTTATATTTTAGGTTTTACAACTGCATTTGGCGGAGGGCTCATTCGAAATTTGTTAATTGGAGTTCCAGTGCAGAACATTTGGATGCAGAGCTCTTTATTTAAAATTGCTTTCTTCGTAATCACACTCGTATTTTTCCTTCCTAATATTTGGAAAGGCCATTTAAGAAGCAGTATTGTTTTCTTTGATGCAGTTGGTTTAGCTGCCTTTGCAATCCAAGGTGCAAATTTTGCTATGTCATTTGACGCTCCTTTGATTTCTGTTACATTGGCTGCCATTTTGACGGGATCTGGTGGAGGAATGCTTCGAGATATCTTTGCTGGACGCAGACCAATGATTTTCCATTCAGAAATTTACGCAATCTGGGCTGCAAGTGCTGGACTAGCGATTGGTTTGGGTTTAATAAAGACATCCTTCTTAACTTACTTGCTATTAACAATCATCGTTTTATTGCGAGTAGCGAGTGTACATTTTGATTGGAACCTACCAAGATATTTTTATCGCTAACACTAAAACAGAGAGTTGATATTTTCATCAATTCTCTGTTTTAGTAATTGTTTCTTTGTACTAGTTATCTAATTTCCAGAAAGCGACTGTTGTTCCTTGGTCGGCAGATTTGAATCCACACTTTTCATAAAAAGAACGTACATCGGGAGCTTCCTCTGTTAATAGGACTTTTTGCCGAACGTCTGGAAATCGTTCAAGCATATGCTTCATCAATTGTTGACCAATCCCTGTATTCTGATAATCTTTTAAAACTAAAATATCTTGAATATATAATATAGAAACGCTATCACCAACAGAGCGAATAAGTCCAACTAGCTTTTCGTCCTCCCAAGCTGTTATGACTGACAAGGAATTCTTAATAGCGAGTTGTATTTCTTCTGGGCTTTTCGTGTAGGCAGTCCACCCTGCATTTTTATATAGATCAATTAACTTCTTCATTTCGATGTTTTTATCTTCTTGATAATAAATCATTTTAAGTATTTCTCCTACCTTATTATTTACCTTATTCTACTAAATATTTTTTCTTATAGAAAGTCAACAATAAATTGGTGGAATAAAACTTGGTCTTTTTATGTTTATTGCATGTTCTTCCATATGAATTGCTAGTAAGTTTTCATTTGAAACTGTTATTTCTTTAGTAAATTCTTCATAGGCATTACTACATATATCTAAAAAACCAAATTGATAATTTTCTCCATCAAAACGACCTAAACAGCTTTGATCATAAAGAGAAAAATAGTGTGCTCCTATAAAATTAGGATGCAACGCAGCTTTTTCAAAATAGTAATTATAAGCTAAGGCCCGGTCTTTTTGAGTAAGACAACCTTTTATCCCTGTAGAACTCAAGCCTTTATCTAATGCTCCAAAATGAAATTCACCAATCATGACTGGAAGACCAGTCAATTCGGCAACTTGATTGATTTTGTCGGTTGGATCTTCCTGATAACAATTAATACTGAAAACATCAAAGTTTTCACTACCAGCGAGCATACTTTCATTGGCAATATAAGCATATCTCATCCCTAAATTTAAGTGGTGTTCATCAATTTTTTTACATGCCTGGGCGGGAATCGATACATATTGTCGAATCATTTCTTTAGAAAATTGGTGCAGATCCTCCTGTGCAGCTTCTGTATGAAGCTTTTTCTTGATTTCATCCGTAAAAACAGCATCAAAATTAGAAACAGCTTCTAACTTCCAAGCTTTTGAGAGATCCTCTATACTTGTATATTTGCTTTCTAAGTAGGCAATAAAAGCTTGCTTGGTATAAGTCTGTTCTTTCAATCCAAAAAGTTCTTCCGCTAACAATACATCATATTCAAATGCCCATTCCGGTTCATTTCTCATGAAATAACCAATCAACATTGGGTCATCTTTAAATGAATTTAGAGCATTTGCATAAATTTTGGTATTTTTTTCAAATTCAGGAGAAAAGACATCTGGAAAATCTCTAAAAATCTTAGCCTTTGTCGAAGGATATCCCACTTCACTATATACATCCAAAGGAAGTACGTAAGGAATTTTTGCTTTCTGTATGAAGTCAAAATCAGACCAGTTCCCGATTGTATTGATTCCCCACTTTCTGAGATAGCCAATTATTAGCTCATCCCATTTGGAACGCCACTCTTTTCCAAAAATTAGCTCCAAGTTTTTTTGACAGTAGTCAATCATTTTTGTGTTTTCCCTGTCGTCTTCAGGAAGAAAAGGATACACAGGATCTACGAAACAATCTACTGATGGACGTACGCAATCCATTCCAATTGAAAGGAAAGGTTTATTCTCAGGGTCAATAAAATACCATTTTCCATCCTTTTTTTCTACTCTAAACCAATTAGATTGATCCGCGGAATATTCTTTCTCTTCACTGCGAGAGGTAAATTGAAGGTGTTGATTCAATTTATCTCTTAGATTTTCTTCATGGATTGTTTTTCCTTCCCATTCTTTGTTTTTCCATTGCCCAAATTGATCAATCAAAACTTCTGGATCATGAATGTGACCTTCCTTTACCTGATTGGTTAAGGCTATTTCTTTTAATATAATCTGTCTTTCAATATGACATGCTCTAGAGGAAAGTACAATTTCTTTTACTTCGTCTTTTCTCATAGGCGTTCCATTAACCATCATTCGTAACCTTCCTTTGGTTCTTTTCGGAAAGAGTGTTTGGCTGTTTAAATACAAAAATGGAATAGGAACCGTTACATCCGTACTTGGCAATATATTAAAAGAGATTGTCAGCGTTTTCTTTTCAGAAGAAATAAATTTCATATCCAGTGTCAATGAATAAGGTGATTTGTTGTGAATACGAACAGCAATCCCTTTATGCGCCATTTCTTCCTGATGAATCTCTTTTGAAAACAAAATCGTAGGTTCTTCATTTAAAGTAACTATTTTTTCTTTCATAAAAATTTCAGACATGATCTTCCTCACTTTCCAGTGTAGTTAAGCAAGAATAGTTATTTTCTCACTTAAGGTACTCTCTCTGCTTACTTACTTCTAATTTACAGCACTCTAAGTAGAAATACATCATAACCATAGCGGTTGCTCCAGGGGCAACAAAGAGCAGCATCGCCCCGTTAAAATGA
Coding sequences:
- a CDS encoding glycoside hydrolase family 1 protein, with product MNYKFPADFWWGSAASGAQTEGIATGDGKGESIWDRWYSNDPSVFFNEVGPDQASRVYEMYKEDVKLMKEIGHNSYRTSIQWSRLIPEGRGKVNPDAVAFYNSYIDELIENDIEPFICLYHFDMPMAMQEIGGWESKEVVEAYLEFAKTCFELFGDRVKKWFTHNEPIVPVEGGYLYQFHYPLVVDMKRAVQVAYHETLASVKTIKAYHEAGYDGEIGIILNLTPSYPRNEEDPEDVKAAQLADGFFNRSFLEPAINGVFPADIVELITELDLLPDYTEEELDLIKANTIDLLGINYYQPRRIKKKESKSEYDSVMPDDYFDNYVWPERKMNPYRGWEIYEKGIYDCLINIRDNYGNIPCFISENGMGVEGEEKYINEEGRIDDDYRIEFVSDHLKYVHQAIQEGCNVKGYHMWTCMDNWSWTNAYKNRYGFIAVDLEDNRKRTIKKSGYWYKEVVANNGFDD
- a CDS encoding PTS lactose/cellobiose transporter subunit IIA — translated: MAEPKNLEVIMQLIMHGGDAKGNAMEAIQEAKTGNFELAHEKIQAADEALVNAHRAQTGLLTQEASGDSVELSLLMVHGQDHLMTAIAFKDLANEIIELYEKIAEEK
- a CDS encoding PTS sugar transporter subunit IIB, encoding MAEKTIMLVCSAGMSTSLLVSKMQKAAEAQGLDTEIFAVSASEADANLKKKEVDVLFLGPQVRFMEKQFQAKVAGTDTKLAVINMQDYGMMNGEKVLKTAIELMG
- a CDS encoding M20 family metallopeptidase: MILFEELAEKIDSKKDRIIEIRRHLHENPELSFQEEETATYISDFYRNVPVDSVETNYGGQRGVVVMIKGGQPGKTIALRADFDALPIEEETGLSFASKNKGVMHACGHDGHTAYMLILAETLAEMKSQLKGTIKIIHQPAEEVPPGGAIGMIKAGVMDDVDAIFGIHVMSPMETGNVYYRSGNAQTGRSYFKLRIQGKGGHGSSPHTANDAIVAASAFVMNVQTIISRRIDPFDTAVVTIGSFDGKGTFNIIKDAVTLEGDVRSVSDNARETVEKEVRQMADGLATTYGVSVELEYKNDYPVLYNDPEITERVQQVLEVANISEVKNVLEVNPQPPSEDFAYYLQEKPGCFFYVGARPKEKQWYPHHHPKFDIDEKSLLICAKSMAAVVADFCG
- a CDS encoding trimeric intracellular cation channel family protein, whose amino-acid sequence is MTWEILSIIGTIAFAISGTLIAIEEDFDLFGFYILGFTTAFGGGLIRNLLIGVPVQNIWMQSSLFKIAFFVITLVFFLPNIWKGHLRSSIVFFDAVGLAAFAIQGANFAMSFDAPLISVTLAAILTGSGGGMLRDIFAGRRPMIFHSEIYAIWAASAGLAIGLGLIKTSFLTYLLLTIIVLLRVASVHFDWNLPRYFYR
- a CDS encoding GNAT family N-acetyltransferase; protein product: MIYYQEDKNIEMKKLIDLYKNAGWTAYTKSPEEIQLAIKNSLSVITAWEDEKLVGLIRSVGDSVSILYIQDILVLKDYQNTGIGQQLMKHMLERFPDVRQKVLLTEEAPDVRSFYEKCGFKSADQGTTVAFWKLDN
- a CDS encoding beta-galactosidase, producing the protein MSEIFMKEKIVTLNEEPTILFSKEIHQEEMAHKGIAVRIHNKSPYSLTLDMKFISSEKKTLTISFNILPSTDVTVPIPFLYLNSQTLFPKRTKGRLRMMVNGTPMRKDEVKEIVLSSRACHIERQIILKEIALTNQVKEGHIHDPEVLIDQFGQWKNKEWEGKTIHEENLRDKLNQHLQFTSRSEEKEYSADQSNWFRVEKKDGKWYFIDPENKPFLSIGMDCVRPSVDCFVDPVYPFLPEDDRENTKMIDYCQKNLELIFGKEWRSKWDELIIGYLRKWGINTIGNWSDFDFIQKAKIPYVLPLDVYSEVGYPSTKAKIFRDFPDVFSPEFEKNTKIYANALNSFKDDPMLIGYFMRNEPEWAFEYDVLLAEELFGLKEQTYTKQAFIAYLESKYTSIEDLSKAWKLEAVSNFDAVFTDEIKKKLHTEAAQEDLHQFSKEMIRQYVSIPAQACKKIDEHHLNLGMRYAYIANESMLAGSENFDVFSINCYQEDPTDKINQVAELTGLPVMIGEFHFGALDKGLSSTGIKGCLTQKDRALAYNYYFEKAALHPNFIGAHYFSLYDQSCLGRFDGENYQFGFLDICSNAYEEFTKEITVSNENLLAIHMEEHAINIKRPSFIPPIYC